One Zeugodacus cucurbitae isolate PBARC_wt_2022May chromosome 3, idZeuCucr1.2, whole genome shotgun sequence genomic region harbors:
- the LOC105209648 gene encoding putative tRNA pseudouridine synthase Pus10 yields the protein MKNQDLVDYLKCCGVCQFCQLRYLKARGNEYQNKQQYFDRVNVEYEEEIDLTEDPANKKKRQNVCPTCLGLFSENFKEHLLQSIVKSDIDKYECDGIVVAISIPIVLQLRQLSMWYALLDKFGDNINLERAPDVSLKEAIKLILNPIICEKLNKIYDINNGLMVTINLIHTEEEEGIAQLEKLNSLVNPRKKGQKLEQISRSLIEKKYTPLRVSSELFKNAFIVPPSIPNECLKFDSVSLIGPSTYVAGRYRKLSRKLSHTPWVLNGERVMDDSIEEIIIRNIAHYFCDDPKRVNFMSSGREDVDVRCLGAGRPFVLEIPNAFRSSLLSGEARKIEENIDMSQKVSVRDIQIVKREELTHIKMGEEQKRKCYRALCQIDTNVTVDILKRLDFKSGFEIQQKTPIRVLHRRPLHTRPRTVYSLKASVCRQHQNLIILDIVTQAGTYIKELVHGEFGRTIPSVASLVGHHIDIIALDVVEIDLDWPPSVST from the exons ATGAAAAATCAGGATCTAGTTGATTACCTTAAATGCTGTGGTGTATGCCAGTTTTGCCAATTACGTTACCTCAAAGCGCGTGGTAATGAATATCAAAACAAACAACAGTATTTTGACCGG GTTAACGTCGAGTATGAAGAGGAGATTGATTTGACCGAGGATCCTGCTAATAAAAAGAAACGTCAGAATGTCTGCCCAACATGTTTGGGcttattttctgaaaattttaaagaacaTCTCCTACAATCCATAGTGAAAAGTGACATCGATAAATATGAGTGCGAtggaattgttgttgctattagtaTTCCTATAGTTTTACAACTACGACAATTGTCTATGTGGTATGCCTTATTAGATAAATTTGGGGATAATATTAACTTGGAACGCGCGCCCGACGTTTCCTTGAAAGAAGCAATAAAGCTGATTTTGAATCCGATAATTTGTgaaaagctaaataaaatatatgacatCAACAATGGATTAATGGTAACTATAAACTTAATTCATACAGAAGAAGAGGAAGGAATTGCTCAACTAGAGAAACTGAATAGCTTGGTCAATCCAAGAAAGAAGGGTCAGAAATTGGAACAAATTTCAAGGTCattaattgagaaaaaatatacaCCTCTAAGAGTAAGTTCCGAGTTATTCAAAAATGCATTCATTGTGCCTCCATCGATACCAAATGAATGTCTTAAATTCGATTCAGTTTCGCTGATTGGACCTTCAACGTATGTAGCTGGGCGATATAGAAAACTTTCTCGTAAACTATCACATACTCCGTGGGTTTTGAATGGTGAAAGGGTAATGGACGACAGCATCGAGGAGATTATTATTCGTAATATAGCCCATTATTTTTG TGATGATCCAAAAAGAGTAAACTTTATGTCAAGTGGTAGAGAAGATGTGGATGTTAGGTGCCTTGGTGCAGGTCGACCATTCGTATTGGAAATACCTAATGCATTTCGATCGTCACTGCTATCTGGCGAAGCAAGGAAAATAGAGGAAAATATAGATATGTCCCAGAAAGTATCAGTTCGTGATATTCAAATAGTCAAACGAGAAGAGTTAACACATATAAAGATGGGAGaagaacaaaaaagaaaatgctACCGTGCACTTTGTCAAATCGACACTAATGTAACGGTAGATATTTTAAAAAGGCTGGATTTTAAAAGTGGATTTGAAATTCAACAAAAGACTCCGATACGTGTATTACATCGTCGACCACTTCATACAAGGCCTCGAACTGTATATAGTCTGAAAGCATCCGTTTGTCGACaacatcaaaatttaattatacttgACATCGTCACACAAGCGGGAACATATATCAAAGAGTTAGTGCATGGGGAATTTGGGCGCACTATTCCATCAGTGGCGTCAT
- the LOC105209647 gene encoding NADH dehydrogenase [ubiquinone] iron-sulfur protein 5, which yields MSLGPFLRTPFTDLTGCLINHQTYEKCGKMEMEMMDCLEAYGVERGQKMCSDIIADFSECVGVQKQLKRFHAMRNERLKQYYFGDRKKEELFADPPRVDAY from the exons ATGTCTTTGGGCCCATTTTTGCGTACTCCATTTACGGATTTAACTGGATGTTTGATCAATCACCAGACTTATGAGAAATGTGGCAAGATGGAAATGGAAATGATGGACTGTCTTGAAGCTTATGGAGTTGAAAGAGGTCAAAAAATGTGCTCCGATATTATAGCAGATTTCAGTGAATGTGTTGGTGTACAGAAGCAACTAAAGAGGTTCCAT GCAATGCGTAATGAACGTCTAAAGCAGTACTATTTTGGTGATCGTAAAAAGGAAGAATTATTTGCGGATCCTCCTAGAGTTGATgcttattaa